One window of Salminus brasiliensis chromosome 16, fSalBra1.hap2, whole genome shotgun sequence genomic DNA carries:
- the LOC140536351 gene encoding spindlin-Z produces the protein MKTPFGKNAGQRSRADAGHAGVSANMMKKKNSHKKHKSSVGPTKVSQPRRNIVGCRIQHIWKEGSGAASQWKGTVLDQVPVNPSLYLIKYDGFDCVYGLELHKDERVQGLEVLPDRLASTRISDAHLADTMIGKAVEHMFETEEGSKDEWRGMVLARAPIMNTWFYITYEKDPVLYMYQLLDDYKDGDLRIMPDSNDSPPAEREPGEVVDSLVGKQVEYAKEDGSKRTGMVIHQVEAKPSVYFIKFDDDFHIYVYDLVKTS, from the exons ATGAAGACCCCATTCGGGAAGAACGCGGGCCAGAGATCCAGAGCTGATGCAG GACACGCTGGAGTCTCTGCAAatatgatgaagaagaagaattcACACAA AAAACACAAAAGCAGCGTCGGGCCCACCAAGGTGTCCCAGCCTCGGCGGAACATAGTGGGTTGCCGCATTCAGCACATCTGGAAGGAGGGCAGTGGAGCAGCATCGCAGTGGAAGGGCACAGTGCTAGACCAAGTTCCCGTCAACCCATCGCTGTACCTTATCAAGTACGATGGGTTTGACTGCGTTTATGGGCTGGAGCTGCATAAGGACGAGCGAGTACAGGGGCTGGAAGTCCTGCCAGATCGACTAG CTTCCACACGCATCAGCGACGCCCACCTGGCCGACACTATGATAGGCAAGGCAGTTGAGCATATGTTTGAGACTGAAGAGGGCTCGAAAGACGAGTGGCGGGGCATGGTGCTGGCCCGAGCCCCAATCATGAACACATGGTTTTATATCACTTATGAAAAAGACCCTGTCCTCTACATGTATCAGCTCCTTGATGACTACAAGGACGGAGACCTGAGGATCATGCCGGATTCAA ATGACTCTCCCCCAGCGGAGCGGGAGCCCGGAGAGGTAGTGGACAGCCTCGTCGGGAAGCAGGTGGAGTACGCCAAAGAGGATGGCTCGAAACGGACTGGCATGGTCATCCACCAGGTGGAGGCTAAGCCCTCCGTTTATTTCATCAAGTTCGATGACGACTTTCACATTTACGTGTACGACTTGGTGAAAACATCATAG